In one Thermosipho ferrireducens genomic region, the following are encoded:
- a CDS encoding glycoside hydrolase family 36 protein: MKILGHSFEDGKITFEAENFVIRLKVKKIPEGYIISGEIKGKPKRVEIFRTEMPEIFFINNWQSWGPAKKMKRGEKLKIPEKILENFGYGFNPNPHLFEQNVVSDYFYGEKKLVVGFLSSKYAHPFFLFDGHEVVGYLDYFEATYEDFIPLEPLIILHGNLDDLLPVYAEYVKLKNNLQITKRNPVGWSSWYQYFSKLTWEDILKNLGLAKEYLYEVFQIDDSWEIDIGDWQPNEKFPPLEEMAKTIRKHGFIPGIWIAPFSVSETSLLAKNHKDWLVKDENDSPLLAYRNWNKNIYALDITNEEAAKWLKNIFKRLKDAGFEYFKIDFLFAGAIPGKRHLNISPIEAYRLGLKFIREVVEDSFILGCGAPLLPSVGLVDGMRIGPDTAPYYNPETPGAFIPNAFYALRNTITRYYMNGKWWWNDPDCLLLRNIDTELNLWEKKAYAFVSGMLNNMIIQSDDLSLSIERYLLDSALKLRGGRAFVKGLMEEVYEIFAEGTGIGNVKLRINLKKERSELSVDEKSIKLLKQVKTKGDGRKFNYYQQKGDDKDA, translated from the coding sequence ATGAAAATTCTTGGACATTCTTTTGAAGATGGAAAAATTACTTTTGAAGCAGAAAATTTTGTGATTAGATTAAAAGTAAAAAAAATACCGGAAGGTTACATTATAAGCGGTGAGATAAAGGGAAAGCCTAAAAGAGTTGAAATATTTCGCACAGAAATGCCTGAAATTTTTTTCATAAACAACTGGCAATCCTGGGGACCTGCAAAAAAAATGAAAAGAGGTGAAAAACTTAAAATTCCAGAAAAAATTTTAGAAAACTTTGGTTATGGATTTAATCCAAACCCTCATCTTTTTGAACAAAACGTTGTCAGTGACTACTTTTACGGAGAAAAAAAACTTGTAGTTGGCTTTTTAAGTTCTAAATATGCACATCCGTTTTTTCTATTCGATGGTCATGAAGTTGTTGGATATCTTGATTATTTTGAAGCAACCTATGAAGATTTCATACCTTTAGAACCGTTAATAATTCTCCATGGCAATTTAGATGATCTTTTACCTGTATACGCAGAATATGTGAAACTGAAAAACAATCTTCAAATAACAAAAAGAAATCCTGTTGGCTGGTCAAGCTGGTATCAGTACTTTTCAAAATTAACTTGGGAAGATATCCTTAAAAATCTTGGACTTGCAAAGGAATATCTTTATGAAGTCTTTCAGATAGATGATTCCTGGGAAATAGACATAGGTGACTGGCAGCCTAACGAAAAATTCCCTCCGCTGGAAGAAATGGCAAAAACCATTAGAAAGCATGGATTTATCCCGGGAATCTGGATCGCTCCTTTTAGTGTTTCTGAAACATCTTTGTTAGCTAAAAACCATAAAGATTGGCTTGTGAAAGACGAAAATGATAGCCCATTACTCGCTTATAGAAACTGGAATAAAAATATATACGCTCTTGATATAACAAATGAAGAAGCAGCAAAGTGGCTTAAAAACATATTTAAAAGACTAAAAGATGCAGGATTTGAATACTTTAAAATAGACTTTCTCTTTGCAGGAGCAATTCCTGGAAAAAGGCACCTGAACATTTCCCCAATAGAAGCTTATCGCTTAGGACTCAAGTTTATTAGAGAGGTTGTTGAAGATTCTTTTATTCTTGGATGTGGCGCTCCTTTACTTCCATCTGTAGGGTTGGTAGATGGAATGAGGATAGGGCCAGACACTGCACCTTATTACAATCCGGAAACCCCTGGCGCCTTTATTCCCAACGCTTTCTATGCTCTTAGAAACACTATTACAAGATATTATATGAATGGTAAGTGGTGGTGGAATGATCCAGATTGTCTCCTCTTAAGAAATATAGATACAGAATTAAATCTATGGGAAAAGAAAGCGTACGCTTTTGTTTCTGGTATGCTTAACAACATGATTATTCAAAGCGACGATTTATCATTGTCCATAGAAAGATATCTATTAGATAGCGCATTAAAGCTTAGAGGAGGCCGGGCGTTTGTTAAAGGATTAATGGAAGAAGTTTATGAAATATTTGCAGAAGGCACAGGTATTGGAAATGTTAAATTGAGAATTAACCTTAAAAAAGAAAGATCAGAGTTATCAGTTGATGAAAAATCTATAAAACTCTTAAAGCAAGTAAAAACAAAGGGTGATGGAAGAAAATTCAATTATTATCAGCAAAAAGGTGATGATAAAGATGCTTGA
- the galT gene encoding galactose-1-phosphate uridylyltransferase: MLELRYNPLTDEWIIVSAFTQKRPTRPKTTECPICPGGVEFPGTYDLVSFDNKYPSLQLNPPNVVSESPILKRKPAKGNCEVIVYTSNHQSSLSEMPLLQIEKLIEMWVDRTRDLMQYNFVKYIFIFENRGQEVGASLEHPHGQLYAFPFIPIRISRKLDAFEKGYEEHKKCVICKILEEELSKKERIVYENETMITIVPFYARFPYEVHIYPKRHVDSFLYLSGQEKKDLAKALKIITMKYDRLFNIPFPYMMMFFQSPVNTKDFSRIFHFHVEFNPPKRDKNKIKWMASVETGTWTFINPKIPEEAAQELRNIKVEVK; the protein is encoded by the coding sequence ATGCTTGAATTGAGGTATAATCCTTTAACTGACGAATGGATTATTGTTTCTGCTTTTACTCAAAAAAGACCTACCAGGCCAAAAACGACTGAATGCCCTATTTGCCCAGGAGGGGTAGAATTTCCTGGTACTTATGATCTTGTATCTTTTGACAATAAGTATCCTTCATTACAATTAAATCCACCTAACGTAGTTTCCGAATCTCCCATTTTAAAAAGGAAACCTGCAAAAGGGAATTGTGAGGTAATTGTTTATACATCGAATCACCAATCATCACTTTCAGAAATGCCTTTACTTCAAATAGAAAAACTCATAGAAATGTGGGTAGATCGAACTCGCGACTTGATGCAATATAACTTTGTAAAATATATTTTTATATTTGAAAATAGAGGCCAGGAAGTTGGTGCATCACTTGAACATCCTCATGGTCAACTTTACGCGTTTCCTTTTATACCAATCAGAATTTCCAGAAAATTAGATGCTTTTGAAAAAGGTTACGAAGAACACAAAAAGTGCGTAATATGTAAAATCCTGGAAGAGGAATTATCAAAAAAAGAGAGAATAGTGTATGAAAATGAAACAATGATAACAATCGTACCATTTTATGCTCGCTTTCCATATGAAGTACATATTTATCCTAAAAGACATGTTGATTCCTTCCTGTACCTTTCTGGCCAGGAAAAAAAAGATTTAGCAAAAGCCTTGAAAATAATTACTATGAAGTATGATAGGTTATTTAACATACCCTTTCCATACATGATGATGTTTTTCCAGAGCCCTGTAAATACAAAAGATTTTTCCCGGATCTTCCATTTTCATGTAGAATTTAATCCGCCCAAAAGGGATAAAAACAAAATTAAATGGATGGCAAGTGTTGAAACTGGAACGTGGACATTCATAAATCCCAAAATTCCAGAAGAAGCTGCACAAGAACTCAGGAATATTAAAGTTGAGGTGAAATAA
- a CDS encoding galactokinase: protein MKVRAPGRVNIIGEHTDYNGGFVLPFAINKYVNVEVKASNLYRFISKNMEPTVETKKLTRTNTWADYIIGILNIISETYKIDFVEFVISSDLPAGAGLSSSAALEVATAYAISKLFSLNLTKKEIALIAYRAENEFVGTKCGIMDQYTVALSKKDHALFIDTQIKNYKYIPLQINPYRFYIINSGIKHKLSNSEYNRRREECETALKILKKANFREITFNDLKKLQGIYKKRVQHVLEENDRVLKTINALKAGKSLEIGKYLYDSHKSLKELYEVSCEEIDFIVEYLKQEKIPGARIIGGGFGGSVLVLAGENFPKIFSKLKTVYETRYPYKISLLNITSSNGVEIVGK from the coding sequence ATCAAAGTTAGAGCCCCTGGACGAGTAAATATAATAGGAGAACATACAGACTATAATGGAGGATTTGTATTACCATTTGCAATTAATAAGTACGTAAATGTTGAAGTAAAGGCGAGTAATTTGTATAGATTTATTTCCAAAAACATGGAACCCACAGTTGAAACCAAAAAATTAACACGCACAAATACCTGGGCAGATTATATAATTGGTATTTTAAACATCATATCTGAAACGTATAAAATTGATTTTGTTGAATTTGTTATATCTTCAGATCTACCTGCAGGCGCAGGGCTTTCAAGTTCTGCGGCTCTGGAAGTAGCAACTGCGTATGCTATTTCAAAACTATTTTCTTTAAATCTAACAAAAAAAGAAATAGCACTTATTGCTTATAGGGCTGAAAATGAATTTGTTGGGACAAAATGTGGAATAATGGATCAATATACTGTGGCTCTTTCAAAAAAAGACCACGCGTTATTTATAGATACCCAGATCAAAAATTATAAATACATACCTCTTCAAATTAATCCATATAGATTTTACATAATAAACTCGGGAATTAAACACAAGCTCAGCAATTCCGAATATAATCGCAGAAGAGAAGAATGTGAAACAGCGCTGAAAATATTGAAAAAAGCAAATTTCAGAGAAATAACATTTAATGACCTTAAAAAGTTGCAGGGAATCTATAAAAAAAGAGTTCAACATGTATTAGAAGAAAACGATAGAGTTTTAAAAACAATAAATGCTTTAAAAGCAGGAAAATCTCTTGAAATAGGAAAATATTTATATGATTCTCACAAAAGTCTAAAAGAACTTTATGAAGTTTCATGCGAGGAAATAGACTTTATAGTGGAATATTTAAAACAGGAAAAAATACCCGGTGCAAGAATAATTGGTGGAGGATTTGGAGGCAGCGTACTTGTATTAGCAGGTGAGAATTTCCCGAAAATATTTAGCAAACTAAAAACGGTTTATGAAACAAGATATCCTTACAAAATTTCACTACTCAATATAACAAGTTCAAACGGCGTTGAAATTGTCGGTAAATAA
- a CDS encoding Glu/Leu/Phe/Val family dehydrogenase — translation MAMNPFENYLKQLEGAIEYVDAPEGAFEILRKPMRIIEVSIPVRMDDGSIKVFTGWRSQHNFAPGPTKGGIRYHPDVTKDEVMALSAWMSIKNAVVGIPYGGGKGGIKVNPKELSQGELERLSRGYIDAIYKYIGPDQDIPAPDVYTNSQIMSWMMDEYSKLVGSYQPGVITGKLKVVGGSQGRGTATARGGFFVLREALKVRGEDFKGLTAAVQGFGNAGSFAARFLSEVGVKVVAVSDSRGGIYTEHGLSYGAVLEHKNKTGSVINFNGTKNITNEELLELDVDILVPAAIENVITENNAENIKARYILELANGPVTPEADNILFKKGIFVIPDVLANAGGVTVSYFEWIQNRMGYYWSEREVHQKLDEIMTRAFHKVYETMKEKGIDSRKAVYVVAVERLMEAMKARGWI, via the coding sequence ATGGCAATGAATCCTTTTGAAAATTATCTCAAACAACTTGAAGGAGCTATTGAGTATGTAGATGCACCAGAAGGGGCTTTTGAGATTCTTAGAAAACCTATGAGAATCATTGAAGTTTCCATTCCTGTGCGAATGGATGATGGGTCAATAAAGGTGTTTACCGGTTGGCGTTCCCAGCACAATTTTGCACCTGGACCTACAAAAGGAGGCATAAGGTATCATCCGGATGTAACAAAAGACGAGGTTATGGCATTATCTGCCTGGATGTCAATAAAAAATGCTGTGGTTGGTATACCATATGGCGGAGGAAAGGGAGGTATTAAAGTTAACCCCAAGGAACTTTCGCAAGGGGAATTAGAAAGATTGTCAAGAGGTTATATAGATGCAATTTATAAATACATTGGTCCTGATCAGGACATTCCCGCGCCTGATGTGTACACAAATTCACAAATTATGTCCTGGATGATGGACGAATACAGTAAACTTGTAGGTTCTTACCAACCGGGAGTTATTACGGGAAAATTAAAAGTTGTAGGTGGTTCTCAGGGAAGGGGAACTGCCACTGCGCGGGGAGGTTTTTTTGTTTTAAGAGAAGCACTGAAAGTTAGGGGGGAAGATTTTAAAGGATTAACTGCTGCAGTTCAGGGGTTTGGAAATGCGGGTTCATTTGCCGCACGATTTTTAAGTGAGGTTGGTGTTAAAGTTGTAGCTGTATCAGATTCAAGAGGAGGAATTTATACAGAACACGGATTATCATACGGTGCTGTATTGGAGCACAAAAATAAAACAGGAAGTGTTATTAATTTCAATGGTACAAAAAATATTACCAATGAAGAATTACTTGAATTAGATGTAGATATACTTGTTCCAGCTGCTATTGAGAATGTGATAACCGAAAATAATGCTGAGAATATAAAAGCAAGATATATTCTTGAACTTGCCAATGGTCCTGTGACACCAGAAGCAGACAATATACTCTTCAAAAAGGGAATATTTGTTATACCTGATGTTCTTGCAAATGCTGGAGGAGTTACTGTTTCTTATTTTGAGTGGATTCAAAATAGAATGGGATATTATTGGTCTGAGAGAGAAGTTCATCAAAAGTTAGATGAGATAATGACAAGAGCGTTCCATAAAGTCTATGAAACAATGAAGGAAAAGGGCATAGATAGCAGGAAAGCTGTGTATGTAGTGGCAGTGGAAAGACTCATGGAAGCAATGAAGGCTCGAGGCTGGATTTAA
- the acpP gene encoding acyl carrier protein, which yields MSVEQKIKEIIAEQLGIDVSEVTDEKSLTDDLGADSLDMVDLVMAFEDEFNIKVEDEDLSKIKTVKDVLELISARV from the coding sequence ATGTCAGTTGAGCAAAAAATTAAGGAAATTATAGCCGAGCAGTTAGGTATTGACGTTTCAGAAGTAACTGATGAGAAGAGTTTAACAGATGATCTTGGGGCTGATTCTCTGGATATGGTGGATCTTGTTATGGCATTTGAGGACGAGTTCAATATTAAGGTAGAGGATGAGGATCTGTCAAAAATTAAAACTGTTAAGGATGTGTTGGAACTTATTTCAGCACGGGTGTGA